The following coding sequences are from one Bos indicus x Bos taurus breed Angus x Brahman F1 hybrid chromosome 5, Bos_hybrid_MaternalHap_v2.0, whole genome shotgun sequence window:
- the KRT3 gene encoding keratin, type II cytoskeletal 3 isoform X1 encodes MNRQVRKTSGSGSQGFSGRSAVVSGSSRMSCVARSGGGGGGAFGFRSGAGGFGSRSLYNLGGNKSISISVAGSRAGGFGGGRSSCVSGFGSGYGGGYGGGFGGGRGMGGGFGGAGGFGGAGGFGGAGGFGGAGGFGGLGGFGGPGGFGPGGFGPGGFPGGIQEVTVNQSLLQPLNVEIDPQIGQVKTQEREQIKTLNNKFASFIDKVRFLEQQNKVLETKWSLLQQQGTHPITGTNNLEPLFENYINSLRSYLDSILGERGRLDSELRNMQDLVEDFKKKYEDEINKRTAAENEFVTLKKDVDAAYMNKVELQAKVDALTDEINFLTTLYDMELSQMQSHVSDTSVVLSMDNNRSLDLDSIIAEVKAQYEEIAQRSKAEAEALYQTKLGELQTTAGRHGDDLKSTKSEISELNRVIQRLRAEIENVKKQIAKLQSAIAEAEQRGELALKDANAKLQELQAALQQAKDDLARLLRDYQELMNVKLALDVEIATYRKLLEGEECRMSGECPSAVSISVVSSSSTTSASAGGFGGGYGGGVGVGGGARSGFGGGSGFGGGSGISGSSGFGGGSGSGFGGGSGFSGSSGFGGGSSGFGSGSGGRSGVSGGGLSSGSSRGGSVRFSQSSQRTSR; translated from the exons ATGAACAGACAAGTCCGCAAGACATCTGGCAGCGGGAGCCAGGGCTTCTCAGGCCGCTCTGCCGTGGTCTCTGGCAGTAGCAGGATGAGCTGTGTGGCCCGCTCTGGGGGAGGCGGCGGAGGGGCCTTTGGGTTCCGGAGCGGAGCAGGTGGCTTTGGCAGTCGCAGCCTCTACAACCTGGGTGGCAATAAGAGCATCTCCATCAGCGTGGCCGGCTCCCGGGCTGGTGGCTTTGGAGGAGGGCGCAGCAGCTGTGTCAGTGGCTTTGGGAGTGGCTACGGAGGTGGTTATGGAGGTGGTTTTGGTGGTGGCAGAGGAATGGGAGGTGGTTTTGGAGGAGCTGGTGGCTTTGGAGGGGCTGGTGGCTTTGGAGGGGCTGGTGGCTTTGGAGGAGCTGGTGGCTTTGGTGGACTTGGTGGTTTTGGAGGACCCGGTGGCTTTGGCCCTGGTGGCTTTGGTCCAGGTGGCTTCCCTGGGGGAATCCAGGAAGTGACTGTCAACCAGAGCCTCCTGCAGCCCCTCAATGTGGAGATTGACCCCCAGATTGGGCAAGTAAAGACTCAAGAGCGGGAGCAGATCAAGACCCTCAACAACAAGTTTGCCTCTTTCATCGACAAG GTACGGTTCCTGGAGCAACAGAACAAGGTCCTGGAGACCAAGTGGAGCCTGCTCCAGCAGCAGGGCACACATCCCATCACAGGCACCAATAACCTGGAGCCCCTTTTTGAGAACTACATCAATTCCCTGCGGAGCTACCTGGACAGCATTCTGGGGGAGAGAGGCCGCCTGGACTCAGAGCTGAGGAACATGCAGGACCTGGTGGAAGACTTTAAGAAGAA ATATGAGGATGAGATCAACAAGCGCACAGCTGCTGAGAATGAATTTGTGACCCTGAAGAAG GACGTGGACGCTGCCTACATGAACAAGGTGGAGCTTCAGGCCAAGGTGGATGCCTTAACAGATGAGATCAATTTCTTGACGACCCTCTATGATATG gagctgTCCCAGATGCAGAGCCATGTCAGTGACACATCCGTGGTCCTGTCCATGGACAACAACCGCAGCCTGGACCTGGACAGTATCATCGCCGAGGTCAAGGCCCAGTACGAGGAGATCGCCCAGAGGAGCAAGGCCGAGGCCGAGGCCCTGTATCAGACCAAG CTGGGTGAACTGCAGACCACGGCTGGCAGGCACGGGGATGACCTGAAGAGCACCAAGAGTGAGATCTCGGAGCTCAACCGGGTGATCCAGAGGCTGCGGGCTGAAATCGAGAATGTCAAGAAGCAG ATTGCTAAACTGCAATCAGCCATTGCTGAAGCTGAGCAGCGTGGGGAGCTGGCCCTCAAGGATGCTAACGCCAAGCTCCAAGAGCTACAGGCTGCCCTTCAGCAGGCCAAGGATGACCTGGCCCGGCTGCTGCGCGACTACCAGGAGCTGATGAATGTCAAGCTGGCCCTGGATGTGGAGATCGCCACCTACCGCAAGCTACTGGAGGGCGAGGAGTGCAG GATGTCTGGAGAGTGCCCGAGTGCTGTTAGCATCT CCGtggtcagcagcagcagcaccacctccGCCTCCGCGGGTGGTTTCGGAGGCGGATACGGCGGTGGCGTCGGCGTGGGAGGAGGCGCCCGTAGCGGCTTCGGCGGCGGCAGCGGCTTCGGCGGCGGTAGCGGAATTAGTGGCAGCAGCGGCTTTGGCGGCGGTAGCGGCAGCGGCTTCGGAGGCGGTAGCGGATTCAGTGGCAGCAGTGGAttcggcggcggcagcagcggaTTCGGCTCTGGCTCCGGGGGTCGCTCTGGGGTCAGCGGTGGAGGCCTCAGCTCAGGCAGCAGCCGGGGCGGCAGCGTCAGGTTCTCCCAGTCCTCCCAGCGCACCTCCAGATAA
- the KRT3 gene encoding keratin, type II cytoskeletal 3 isoform X2, which yields MNRQVRKTSGSGSQGFSGRSAVVSGSSRMSCVARSGGGGGGAFGFRSGAGGFGSRSLYNLGGNKSISISVAGSRAGGFGGGRSSCVSGFGSGYGGGYGGGFGGGRGMGGGFGGAGGFGGAGGFGGAGGFGGAGGFGGLGGFGGPGGFGPGGFGPGGFPGGIQEVTVNQSLLQPLNVEIDPQIGQVKTQEREQIKTLNNKFASFIDKVRFLEQQNKVLETKWSLLQQQGTHPITGTNNLEPLFENYINSLRSYLDSILGERGRLDSELRNMQDLVEDFKKKYEDEINKRTAAENEFVTLKKDVDAAYMNKVELQAKVDALTDEINFLTTLYDMELSQMQSHVSDTSVVLSMDNNRSLDLDSIIAEVKAQYEEIAQRSKAEAEALYQTKIAKLQSAIAEAEQRGELALKDANAKLQELQAALQQAKDDLARLLRDYQELMNVKLALDVEIATYRKLLEGEECRMSGECPSAVSISVVSSSSTTSASAGGFGGGYGGGVGVGGGARSGFGGGSGFGGGSGISGSSGFGGGSGSGFGGGSGFSGSSGFGGGSSGFGSGSGGRSGVSGGGLSSGSSRGGSVRFSQSSQRTSR from the exons ATGAACAGACAAGTCCGCAAGACATCTGGCAGCGGGAGCCAGGGCTTCTCAGGCCGCTCTGCCGTGGTCTCTGGCAGTAGCAGGATGAGCTGTGTGGCCCGCTCTGGGGGAGGCGGCGGAGGGGCCTTTGGGTTCCGGAGCGGAGCAGGTGGCTTTGGCAGTCGCAGCCTCTACAACCTGGGTGGCAATAAGAGCATCTCCATCAGCGTGGCCGGCTCCCGGGCTGGTGGCTTTGGAGGAGGGCGCAGCAGCTGTGTCAGTGGCTTTGGGAGTGGCTACGGAGGTGGTTATGGAGGTGGTTTTGGTGGTGGCAGAGGAATGGGAGGTGGTTTTGGAGGAGCTGGTGGCTTTGGAGGGGCTGGTGGCTTTGGAGGGGCTGGTGGCTTTGGAGGAGCTGGTGGCTTTGGTGGACTTGGTGGTTTTGGAGGACCCGGTGGCTTTGGCCCTGGTGGCTTTGGTCCAGGTGGCTTCCCTGGGGGAATCCAGGAAGTGACTGTCAACCAGAGCCTCCTGCAGCCCCTCAATGTGGAGATTGACCCCCAGATTGGGCAAGTAAAGACTCAAGAGCGGGAGCAGATCAAGACCCTCAACAACAAGTTTGCCTCTTTCATCGACAAG GTACGGTTCCTGGAGCAACAGAACAAGGTCCTGGAGACCAAGTGGAGCCTGCTCCAGCAGCAGGGCACACATCCCATCACAGGCACCAATAACCTGGAGCCCCTTTTTGAGAACTACATCAATTCCCTGCGGAGCTACCTGGACAGCATTCTGGGGGAGAGAGGCCGCCTGGACTCAGAGCTGAGGAACATGCAGGACCTGGTGGAAGACTTTAAGAAGAA ATATGAGGATGAGATCAACAAGCGCACAGCTGCTGAGAATGAATTTGTGACCCTGAAGAAG GACGTGGACGCTGCCTACATGAACAAGGTGGAGCTTCAGGCCAAGGTGGATGCCTTAACAGATGAGATCAATTTCTTGACGACCCTCTATGATATG gagctgTCCCAGATGCAGAGCCATGTCAGTGACACATCCGTGGTCCTGTCCATGGACAACAACCGCAGCCTGGACCTGGACAGTATCATCGCCGAGGTCAAGGCCCAGTACGAGGAGATCGCCCAGAGGAGCAAGGCCGAGGCCGAGGCCCTGTATCAGACCAAG ATTGCTAAACTGCAATCAGCCATTGCTGAAGCTGAGCAGCGTGGGGAGCTGGCCCTCAAGGATGCTAACGCCAAGCTCCAAGAGCTACAGGCTGCCCTTCAGCAGGCCAAGGATGACCTGGCCCGGCTGCTGCGCGACTACCAGGAGCTGATGAATGTCAAGCTGGCCCTGGATGTGGAGATCGCCACCTACCGCAAGCTACTGGAGGGCGAGGAGTGCAG GATGTCTGGAGAGTGCCCGAGTGCTGTTAGCATCT CCGtggtcagcagcagcagcaccacctccGCCTCCGCGGGTGGTTTCGGAGGCGGATACGGCGGTGGCGTCGGCGTGGGAGGAGGCGCCCGTAGCGGCTTCGGCGGCGGCAGCGGCTTCGGCGGCGGTAGCGGAATTAGTGGCAGCAGCGGCTTTGGCGGCGGTAGCGGCAGCGGCTTCGGAGGCGGTAGCGGATTCAGTGGCAGCAGTGGAttcggcggcggcagcagcggaTTCGGCTCTGGCTCCGGGGGTCGCTCTGGGGTCAGCGGTGGAGGCCTCAGCTCAGGCAGCAGCCGGGGCGGCAGCGTCAGGTTCTCCCAGTCCTCCCAGCGCACCTCCAGATAA
- the KRT3 gene encoding keratin, type II cytoskeletal 3 isoform X3: MNRQVRKTSGSGSQGFSGRSAVVSGSSRMSCVARSGGGGGGAFGFRSGAGGFGSRSLYNLGGNKSISISVAGSRAAGGFGGAGGFGGAGGFGGAGGFGGLGGFGGPGGFGPGGFGPGGFPGGIQEVTVNQSLLQPLNVEIDPQIGQVKTQEREQIKTLNNKFASFIDKVRFLEQQNKVLETKWSLLQQQGTHPITGTNNLEPLFENYINSLRSYLDSILGERGRLDSELRNMQDLVEDFKKKYEDEINKRTAAENEFVTLKKDVDAAYMNKVELQAKVDALTDEINFLTTLYDMELSQMQSHVSDTSVVLSMDNNRSLDLDSIIAEVKAQYEEIAQRSKAEAEALYQTKLGELQTTAGRHGDDLKSTKSEISELNRVIQRLRAEIENVKKQIAKLQSAIAEAEQRGELALKDANAKLQELQAALQQAKDDLARLLRDYQELMNVKLALDVEIATYRKLLEGEECRMSGECPSAVSISVVSSSSTTSASAGGFGGGYGGGVGVGGGARSGFGGGSGFGGGSGISGSSGFGGGSGSGFGGGSGFSGSSGFGGGSSGFGSGSGGRSGVSGGGLSSGSSRGGSVRFSQSSQRTSR, encoded by the exons ATGAACAGACAAGTCCGCAAGACATCTGGCAGCGGGAGCCAGGGCTTCTCAGGCCGCTCTGCCGTGGTCTCTGGCAGTAGCAGGATGAGCTGTGTGGCCCGCTCTGGGGGAGGCGGCGGAGGGGCCTTTGGGTTCCGGAGCGGAGCAGGTGGCTTTGGCAGTCGCAGCCTCTACAACCTGGGTGGCAATAAGAGCATCTCCATCAGCGTGGCCGGCTCCCGGGCTG CTGGTGGCTTTGGAGGGGCTGGTGGCTTTGGAGGGGCTGGTGGCTTTGGAGGAGCTGGTGGCTTTGGTGGACTTGGTGGTTTTGGAGGACCCGGTGGCTTTGGCCCTGGTGGCTTTGGTCCAGGTGGCTTCCCTGGGGGAATCCAGGAAGTGACTGTCAACCAGAGCCTCCTGCAGCCCCTCAATGTGGAGATTGACCCCCAGATTGGGCAAGTAAAGACTCAAGAGCGGGAGCAGATCAAGACCCTCAACAACAAGTTTGCCTCTTTCATCGACAAG GTACGGTTCCTGGAGCAACAGAACAAGGTCCTGGAGACCAAGTGGAGCCTGCTCCAGCAGCAGGGCACACATCCCATCACAGGCACCAATAACCTGGAGCCCCTTTTTGAGAACTACATCAATTCCCTGCGGAGCTACCTGGACAGCATTCTGGGGGAGAGAGGCCGCCTGGACTCAGAGCTGAGGAACATGCAGGACCTGGTGGAAGACTTTAAGAAGAA ATATGAGGATGAGATCAACAAGCGCACAGCTGCTGAGAATGAATTTGTGACCCTGAAGAAG GACGTGGACGCTGCCTACATGAACAAGGTGGAGCTTCAGGCCAAGGTGGATGCCTTAACAGATGAGATCAATTTCTTGACGACCCTCTATGATATG gagctgTCCCAGATGCAGAGCCATGTCAGTGACACATCCGTGGTCCTGTCCATGGACAACAACCGCAGCCTGGACCTGGACAGTATCATCGCCGAGGTCAAGGCCCAGTACGAGGAGATCGCCCAGAGGAGCAAGGCCGAGGCCGAGGCCCTGTATCAGACCAAG CTGGGTGAACTGCAGACCACGGCTGGCAGGCACGGGGATGACCTGAAGAGCACCAAGAGTGAGATCTCGGAGCTCAACCGGGTGATCCAGAGGCTGCGGGCTGAAATCGAGAATGTCAAGAAGCAG ATTGCTAAACTGCAATCAGCCATTGCTGAAGCTGAGCAGCGTGGGGAGCTGGCCCTCAAGGATGCTAACGCCAAGCTCCAAGAGCTACAGGCTGCCCTTCAGCAGGCCAAGGATGACCTGGCCCGGCTGCTGCGCGACTACCAGGAGCTGATGAATGTCAAGCTGGCCCTGGATGTGGAGATCGCCACCTACCGCAAGCTACTGGAGGGCGAGGAGTGCAG GATGTCTGGAGAGTGCCCGAGTGCTGTTAGCATCT CCGtggtcagcagcagcagcaccacctccGCCTCCGCGGGTGGTTTCGGAGGCGGATACGGCGGTGGCGTCGGCGTGGGAGGAGGCGCCCGTAGCGGCTTCGGCGGCGGCAGCGGCTTCGGCGGCGGTAGCGGAATTAGTGGCAGCAGCGGCTTTGGCGGCGGTAGCGGCAGCGGCTTCGGAGGCGGTAGCGGATTCAGTGGCAGCAGTGGAttcggcggcggcagcagcggaTTCGGCTCTGGCTCCGGGGGTCGCTCTGGGGTCAGCGGTGGAGGCCTCAGCTCAGGCAGCAGCCGGGGCGGCAGCGTCAGGTTCTCCCAGTCCTCCCAGCGCACCTCCAGATAA
- the KRT3 gene encoding keratin, type II cytoskeletal 3 isoform X4, whose protein sequence is MNRQVRKTSGSGSQGFSGRSAVVSGSSRMSCVARSGGGGGGAFGFRSGAGGFGSRSLYNLGGNKSISISVAGSRAGGFGGGRSSCVSGFGSGYGGGYGGGFGGGGFPGGIQEVTVNQSLLQPLNVEIDPQIGQVKTQEREQIKTLNNKFASFIDKVRFLEQQNKVLETKWSLLQQQGTHPITGTNNLEPLFENYINSLRSYLDSILGERGRLDSELRNMQDLVEDFKKKYEDEINKRTAAENEFVTLKKDVDAAYMNKVELQAKVDALTDEINFLTTLYDMELSQMQSHVSDTSVVLSMDNNRSLDLDSIIAEVKAQYEEIAQRSKAEAEALYQTKLGELQTTAGRHGDDLKSTKSEISELNRVIQRLRAEIENVKKQIAKLQSAIAEAEQRGELALKDANAKLQELQAALQQAKDDLARLLRDYQELMNVKLALDVEIATYRKLLEGEECRMSGECPSAVSISVVSSSSTTSASAGGFGGGYGGGVGVGGGARSGFGGGSGFGGGSGISGSSGFGGGSGSGFGGGSGFSGSSGFGGGSSGFGSGSGGRSGVSGGGLSSGSSRGGSVRFSQSSQRTSR, encoded by the exons ATGAACAGACAAGTCCGCAAGACATCTGGCAGCGGGAGCCAGGGCTTCTCAGGCCGCTCTGCCGTGGTCTCTGGCAGTAGCAGGATGAGCTGTGTGGCCCGCTCTGGGGGAGGCGGCGGAGGGGCCTTTGGGTTCCGGAGCGGAGCAGGTGGCTTTGGCAGTCGCAGCCTCTACAACCTGGGTGGCAATAAGAGCATCTCCATCAGCGTGGCCGGCTCCCGGGCTGGTGGCTTTGGAGGAGGGCGCAGCAGCTGTGTCAGTGGCTTTGGGAGTGGCTACGGAGGTGGTTATGGAGGTGGTTTTGGTGGTG GTGGCTTCCCTGGGGGAATCCAGGAAGTGACTGTCAACCAGAGCCTCCTGCAGCCCCTCAATGTGGAGATTGACCCCCAGATTGGGCAAGTAAAGACTCAAGAGCGGGAGCAGATCAAGACCCTCAACAACAAGTTTGCCTCTTTCATCGACAAG GTACGGTTCCTGGAGCAACAGAACAAGGTCCTGGAGACCAAGTGGAGCCTGCTCCAGCAGCAGGGCACACATCCCATCACAGGCACCAATAACCTGGAGCCCCTTTTTGAGAACTACATCAATTCCCTGCGGAGCTACCTGGACAGCATTCTGGGGGAGAGAGGCCGCCTGGACTCAGAGCTGAGGAACATGCAGGACCTGGTGGAAGACTTTAAGAAGAA ATATGAGGATGAGATCAACAAGCGCACAGCTGCTGAGAATGAATTTGTGACCCTGAAGAAG GACGTGGACGCTGCCTACATGAACAAGGTGGAGCTTCAGGCCAAGGTGGATGCCTTAACAGATGAGATCAATTTCTTGACGACCCTCTATGATATG gagctgTCCCAGATGCAGAGCCATGTCAGTGACACATCCGTGGTCCTGTCCATGGACAACAACCGCAGCCTGGACCTGGACAGTATCATCGCCGAGGTCAAGGCCCAGTACGAGGAGATCGCCCAGAGGAGCAAGGCCGAGGCCGAGGCCCTGTATCAGACCAAG CTGGGTGAACTGCAGACCACGGCTGGCAGGCACGGGGATGACCTGAAGAGCACCAAGAGTGAGATCTCGGAGCTCAACCGGGTGATCCAGAGGCTGCGGGCTGAAATCGAGAATGTCAAGAAGCAG ATTGCTAAACTGCAATCAGCCATTGCTGAAGCTGAGCAGCGTGGGGAGCTGGCCCTCAAGGATGCTAACGCCAAGCTCCAAGAGCTACAGGCTGCCCTTCAGCAGGCCAAGGATGACCTGGCCCGGCTGCTGCGCGACTACCAGGAGCTGATGAATGTCAAGCTGGCCCTGGATGTGGAGATCGCCACCTACCGCAAGCTACTGGAGGGCGAGGAGTGCAG GATGTCTGGAGAGTGCCCGAGTGCTGTTAGCATCT CCGtggtcagcagcagcagcaccacctccGCCTCCGCGGGTGGTTTCGGAGGCGGATACGGCGGTGGCGTCGGCGTGGGAGGAGGCGCCCGTAGCGGCTTCGGCGGCGGCAGCGGCTTCGGCGGCGGTAGCGGAATTAGTGGCAGCAGCGGCTTTGGCGGCGGTAGCGGCAGCGGCTTCGGAGGCGGTAGCGGATTCAGTGGCAGCAGTGGAttcggcggcggcagcagcggaTTCGGCTCTGGCTCCGGGGGTCGCTCTGGGGTCAGCGGTGGAGGCCTCAGCTCAGGCAGCAGCCGGGGCGGCAGCGTCAGGTTCTCCCAGTCCTCCCAGCGCACCTCCAGATAA
- the KRT3 gene encoding keratin, type II cytoskeletal 3 isoform X5, whose protein sequence is MNRQVRKTSGSGSQGFSGRSAVVSGSSRMSWAFGFRSGAGGFGSRSLYNLGGNKSISISVAGSRAGGFGGGRSRAGGFGGLGGFGGPGGFGPGGFGPGGFPGGIQEVTVNQSLLQPLNVEIDPQIGQVKTQEREQIKTLNNKFASFIDKVRFLEQQNKVLETKWSLLQQQGTHPITGTNNLEPLFENYINSLRSYLDSILGERGRLDSELRNMQDLVEDFKKKYEDEINKRTAAENEFVTLKKDVDAAYMNKVELQAKVDALTDEINFLTTLYDMELSQMQSHVSDTSVVLSMDNNRSLDLDSIIAEVKAQYEEIAQRSKAEAEALYQTKLGELQTTAGRHGDDLKSTKSEISELNRVIQRLRAEIENVKKQIAKLQSAIAEAEQRGELALKDANAKLQELQAALQQAKDDLARLLRDYQELMNVKLALDVEIATYRKLLEGEECRMSGECPSAVSISVVSSSSTTSASAGGFGGGYGGGVGVGGGARSGFGGGSGFGGGSGISGSSGFGGGSGSGFGGGSGFSGSSGFGGGSSGFGSGSGGRSGVSGGGLSSGSSRGGSVRFSQSSQRTSR, encoded by the exons ATGAACAGACAAGTCCGCAAGACATCTGGCAGCGGGAGCCAGGGCTTCTCAGGCCGCTCTGCCGTGGTCTCTGGCAGTAGCAGGATGAGCT GGGCCTTTGGGTTCCGGAGCGGAGCAGGTGGCTTTGGCAGTCGCAGCCTCTACAACCTGGGTGGCAATAAGAGCATCTCCATCAGCGTGGCCGGCTCCCGGGCTGGTGGCTTTGGAGGAGGGCGCAGCA GAGCTGGTGGCTTTGGTGGACTTGGTGGTTTTGGAGGACCCGGTGGCTTTGGCCCTGGTGGCTTTGGTCCAGGTGGCTTCCCTGGGGGAATCCAGGAAGTGACTGTCAACCAGAGCCTCCTGCAGCCCCTCAATGTGGAGATTGACCCCCAGATTGGGCAAGTAAAGACTCAAGAGCGGGAGCAGATCAAGACCCTCAACAACAAGTTTGCCTCTTTCATCGACAAG GTACGGTTCCTGGAGCAACAGAACAAGGTCCTGGAGACCAAGTGGAGCCTGCTCCAGCAGCAGGGCACACATCCCATCACAGGCACCAATAACCTGGAGCCCCTTTTTGAGAACTACATCAATTCCCTGCGGAGCTACCTGGACAGCATTCTGGGGGAGAGAGGCCGCCTGGACTCAGAGCTGAGGAACATGCAGGACCTGGTGGAAGACTTTAAGAAGAA ATATGAGGATGAGATCAACAAGCGCACAGCTGCTGAGAATGAATTTGTGACCCTGAAGAAG GACGTGGACGCTGCCTACATGAACAAGGTGGAGCTTCAGGCCAAGGTGGATGCCTTAACAGATGAGATCAATTTCTTGACGACCCTCTATGATATG gagctgTCCCAGATGCAGAGCCATGTCAGTGACACATCCGTGGTCCTGTCCATGGACAACAACCGCAGCCTGGACCTGGACAGTATCATCGCCGAGGTCAAGGCCCAGTACGAGGAGATCGCCCAGAGGAGCAAGGCCGAGGCCGAGGCCCTGTATCAGACCAAG CTGGGTGAACTGCAGACCACGGCTGGCAGGCACGGGGATGACCTGAAGAGCACCAAGAGTGAGATCTCGGAGCTCAACCGGGTGATCCAGAGGCTGCGGGCTGAAATCGAGAATGTCAAGAAGCAG ATTGCTAAACTGCAATCAGCCATTGCTGAAGCTGAGCAGCGTGGGGAGCTGGCCCTCAAGGATGCTAACGCCAAGCTCCAAGAGCTACAGGCTGCCCTTCAGCAGGCCAAGGATGACCTGGCCCGGCTGCTGCGCGACTACCAGGAGCTGATGAATGTCAAGCTGGCCCTGGATGTGGAGATCGCCACCTACCGCAAGCTACTGGAGGGCGAGGAGTGCAG GATGTCTGGAGAGTGCCCGAGTGCTGTTAGCATCT CCGtggtcagcagcagcagcaccacctccGCCTCCGCGGGTGGTTTCGGAGGCGGATACGGCGGTGGCGTCGGCGTGGGAGGAGGCGCCCGTAGCGGCTTCGGCGGCGGCAGCGGCTTCGGCGGCGGTAGCGGAATTAGTGGCAGCAGCGGCTTTGGCGGCGGTAGCGGCAGCGGCTTCGGAGGCGGTAGCGGATTCAGTGGCAGCAGTGGAttcggcggcggcagcagcggaTTCGGCTCTGGCTCCGGGGGTCGCTCTGGGGTCAGCGGTGGAGGCCTCAGCTCAGGCAGCAGCCGGGGCGGCAGCGTCAGGTTCTCCCAGTCCTCCCAGCGCACCTCCAGATAA